In Scleropages formosus chromosome 10, fSclFor1.1, whole genome shotgun sequence, a single genomic region encodes these proteins:
- the LOC108941247 gene encoding claudin-17-like — MITKVEILGLVLGLIGLAGTVVITGLPNWRVTAYIGANLIVMEKLMEGLWMDCYRQADFRMQCKVYDSLLILPLELQVSRALMCVCIFLSITGSLVTGCGMRRTDRSQENKRGKNITILLGGCLFLLSCIVTIIPVSWVTHTIIQNFYNPLLPDYRKQELGECLFVGWANSGLFLAAGVILIWCFVRHGQEEDQYYSPEEIVDMMERKPSQSHSKSEYV, encoded by the coding sequence ATGATAACTAAAGTTGAGATCTTGGGCTTGGTGCTGGGCTTGATTGGCCTCGCGGGCACCGTTGTCATCACAGGACTGCCTAACTGGAGGGTGACAGCCTACATCGGGGCCAACCTCATTGTCATGGAGAAGTTGATGGAAGGCCTGTGGATGGACTGCTATCGACAGGCCGACTTCCGAATGCAGTGCAAAGTGTACGACTCACTACTGATCCTACCACTGGAGCTGCAGGTCTCCCGAGCCCTAATGTGCGTCTGTATTTTCCTGTCCATCACTGGCTCACTGGTGACAGGCTGTGGCATGCGACGTACCGATCGGTCTCAAGAGAACAAGCGGGGTAAGAACATCACCATTCTGCTGGGCGGCTGCCTGTTTCTGCTCTCCTGCATTGTAACAATAATCCCTGTGTCCTGGGTAACTCACACCATCATCCAGAACTTTTATAACCCGCTACTCCCCGATTACCGGAAGCAGGAGCTGGGCGAATGTCTCTTCGTTGGCTGGGCAAATTCCGGTCTGTTTCTTGCTGCCGGGGTCATCCTGATTTGGTGCTTTGTACGGCATGGGCAAGAGGAGGACCAGTACTACAGCCCAGAGGAGATTGTGGACATGATGGAAAGAAAACCCTCTCAGAGTCATTCCAAGAGTGAATACGTCTGA